The genomic region CTAACATTGTGGAGCAAAAATACCATTAGAGTAATCGCTCGCTGGTTGGTTACTGGATGATGTTGTGATTTCAATCTCTCTGTCTAAATATAGTAAATATagtaaatgagaattggatgaTTGTAATACAGTAAACGAGAATTGGATCAACGATTGTTATGTCAAGTCTCCCCTCTTTTGGTATCAAGTCTTCCTGGAAAGAATTTGATGTGCAGTAGTATATGAATATCCGGAAGTTCTTCCTCGcgcatttgtaatttttttcatgaacgaacggTTGAgatatctttcttttttgttctttgatgCGCAGGAGAGCAAAGCTCTATGAATATATACTTGTGTATCTGTTTTCAGTTGCAAATTAAGAACTGCGATCAATTCATCTTTCAGGCACAGTTGCAGACAATATACGTTATGGCCCTCAATTAAAGGGGAGGAAGCTGAGTGACGAGGACGTTCACAAGTTGCTGACACTTGTAGACCTTGATTCATCTTTTTCCACCAAGACTGGTTCTGAAATGTCTGTGGGTCAGTCCCAAAGAGTTGCACTTGCTAGGACCCTCGCCAATTCCCCTGAGGTAAAAACCCATTACAAGACCATCCTCAACTCCATTTTGCATTCAAGAAGTCGTCCCTTCTTACAGACAAATCACTGTTTGATATTCATCTAAAAAATTCTTCTTTTCGTGATCCTAATGAGCTCATGTGACATTTAAGGAGTCACTCCTCCGTGCAGCCAAATTACTATTTGACATCTATCGGAATTTCTTATTGTGATCTTAATAAGTTATTTTTGCATATGTCAGATTATGATTTGATGGTAAGAAAGAATGACTCCTTACATGTACGCCAAacaatgtttcttttttttttttatgtttgctATTGTTGGTAATGTGTTGTACTACACTTTTGGGAAGGTTTTGCTGCTGGATGAGCCAACAAGTGCATTGGATCCAATATCAACAGAGCGCATAGAAGGTGCTTTGGAGAAGCTGAAGCAGAAACAGGGGATGACCATTGTGATGGTCTCTCACAGCATCAAACAAATCCAGAGGATTGCTGATATTGTTTGCCTACTTGTGGATGGGGAAATTGTTGAAGTTCTCAAACCAGACCAACTATCTCAAGCCCAGCATCCCATGGCACTACGCTTTCTTGAGCTCAGctcttaatctctctctctctctctctttctctctctctagattgaTTTGGGATTTTATAAATTGTTGTGTACAATAGTTACATAGCAATTGCTTGATGATACTTTTTGGAAAGGAAGAAACTTCTGCTAGTAACTGCTCTGATATTTGTATTAGTAACTGCTTTGCTGAGCATGTTCCACATAATATGTACATCATCCTGAAGCTTTAGTAGACCACCTATTCCTCCACCACACTCACCTCCAACACCTCCTGCAATACCACCATTTTATTGTCTTGACTctttttgtctctctctctctctttcaagaGAGGAAACTCTGAAAACTCATCGCATTCGGTTTACTTTAGTGTAACTGTGTCCTTGAAGTTGTTGGATTTGTTCACTGTTGACTGCTGACTCTATATTAAACACCATCGTCATATTATTTACCCCTTCATTCCGCTACATCCGTCCCCTTCTCTTTAC from Pyrus communis chromosome 4, drPyrComm1.1, whole genome shotgun sequence harbors:
- the LOC137733001 gene encoding ABC transporter I family member 17-like, which encodes MSSPPPGQAHLSFADGDETVREHLLTVDVGEADGDVKFRIRNLAKKSDTTGAAILNGLTLDIPRGVIMGVIGPSGSGKSTLLRALNRLWEPPSGTVFLDGRDILDVDVLSLRRKVGMLFQLPVLFEGTVADNIRYGPQLKGRKLSDEDVHKLLTLVDLDSSFSTKTGSEMSVGQSQRVALARTLANSPEVLLLDEPTSALDPISTERIEGALEKLKQKQGMTIVMVSHSIKQIQRIADIVCLLVDGEIVEVLKPDQLSQAQHPMALRFLELSS